The Streptomyces sp. NBC_01317 genomic interval TCGGCCCCGGCTTCACCCTCACCACCGGTACGGGTCCCGGCGCGGCCCGCCGTATCGCCGCCGCGACCGGGGCGCGGGTCGTCAAGGCCTTCAACCACTGCCCGGACCACGTCTGGAGCCTGACCCCGCCGGCCTTTCCCGACGGTCCGTGTGCCGATGGCGGCCCGCTCGCCGAGCCCCTCGTGGTGCCGCTGTGCGGGGACGACGAAGCGGCCCTCGCCGTCGTCCACACCCTGGTCAGGGACGTCGGCTGCACCCCGCTCACCGTCGGCCCGCTGCTCCGCGCCGACCAGCTGGAGGCCACGACGGCGTTCCTCATCTCGCTCTGGAAGACCGGCCAGGACCCCCGCCGCATGCTGCCGCCGCTCGCGGCGGTCACGCGATGACGGCCGGTCACGCGATGACGGCCGGTCACGCCATGACAGCCACCGCGAGCCCCGCCAGCAGCAGCGTGCAGGCCGCCGCCGCGACCGCCACCGCCCGCGACAGCGGCCGGGGTTCCGCCGTGGTAAGCGCGATCAGCCGGCGGTGTGTGAGCGCCACGAAGCCCAGCCACACCACGACGGTCAGGGAGATGCCGACCACCCCCGTCGTCGTACCACCGTGGTGGACCGCCTGCCGTGCCGCCAGCACCGCGACCACCGTGCAGGCCAGCGTCGTACGCCGCCAGGCCAGCCCCGTCCGCTCCGGCTGGAGCCCCGGATCCCTGGCCCGGTCCTGATCCCCGGCCGACATCAACGGCCCCCGCCCAGCGCGACCACCACCACCATCACCACCGCGACCACCGCGACCACCAGACTCAGCACGGCCGGGAAGCGCGAGACGGGGAGCGCCTGCCCGCGCCGCATCGCCCGCTCGCAGCGCACCCAGTGGTCGACCGCCTGGAGCGCGCACAGCGCCCCGGCCGCCAGCAGCGCCACCGCCAGCCCGACCCGGACCCCCCACCGCAGGTCCGGCAGGAACTGGTCCACCGCGAACCCGCCGCCGACCAGCGCCAGCGCGGTACGGAGCCAGGCCAGGAACGTACGCTCGTTGGCCAGCGTGAAGCGGTAGTCGGGCGTCTCGCCCTCTTCGCCGAGGCGCTGGGGCGCGAACCACAGCCGCAGGCTCCGCACGAAGTCGATCACAGTCCGCACCCTACGTGCCCTCTGTGTCCGACGCCCGACGTGCCCCAGGCCCGACGTGCCCTACGCGCGGCGGGCGCGGAGCCGCTCGTACGCCGCGAGCCCGTCCGGCGCCCACTCCCACCCACCGGGCGGCAGCCGCCGCTCCAGCTCCTCCTCCGGGAGGAACGCGTGCCACGCCACCTCCTCGGCCTGCGGCCGCACCGGCAGCACGCAGCGCACCTCGTACACGTACGACCACCAGCTCTGGCCGCTGTCGGCGGACTCGTACAGGAACGGGAACAGCGGCTCGGGACGCGGCAGCCCCGACACCCCCAGCTCCTCCTCCGCCTCCCGCAGCGCCGCCTCGTCATAGGTCTCGCCCGCGCCGAGGACCCCGCCCACGAACATGTCGTACAGCGAGGGGAAGATCAGTTTCCCGGCGGTCCTGCGGTGCACGAAAACCCGGTCCTCCGCGTCCCGCGCGAGGACGAACACACACCGGTGGCGCAGCCTCTTCGCGTACACCTCACCGCGCGGGGCCTGCCCCACCACACGGTCGTTCTCGTCCACGACGTCCAGGATCTCGTCCGCTGCTCCCATGCCCCCATCCAAGCAGCCCCTCGGCCGGCCCCGCCGATCAATGCGCCTGAGACGGTTGACTCGTTACTCGCGCGTACGGAAGATCGGACCATTCGCTCACCACCCGCACCGTGACGGATCCGCGAAGGATGGAAGCCCATGGCGTACGACGCTGATGTGATCGTGATCGGGGCGGGACTGGCCGGCCTGGTCGCCACCGCCGAACTCGTCGACGCGGGCCGCTCCGTCCTCGTACTGGACCAGGAGCCCGAGCAGTCGCTCGGCGGTCAGGCCCACTGGTCCTTCGGCGGGCTGTTCTTCGTCAACTCGCCCGAGCAGCGCCGCCTGCGGGTCAGGGACAGCCGGGAGCTGGCGCTCCAGGACTGGCTGGACACGGCGGGCTTCGACCGTACGGAGGACCACTGGCCGCGCAAGTGGGCCGAGGCGTACGTCGACTTCGCGGCGGGCGAGAAGAGAGCGTGGCTGCACCGGCAGGGGATGCGGTTCTTCCCCGTCGCGTCCTGGGCGGAGCGCGGCGGGTACGGCGCGGCGGGGCTCGGCAACTCCGTGCCGCGCTTCCACGTCACCTGGGGGACCGGCCCCGGAGTGGTCGAGCCGTTCGCGCGGCGGGTGCGCGAGGGCGTCGACCGGGGGCTGGTGGAGTTCAGGTTCCGGCACCGGGTGACCGGGCTCGGCAACACGGCGGGTGTCGTGGACACCGTGACCGGGGAGGTCCTGGCG includes:
- a CDS encoding NUDIX domain-containing protein; this translates as MGAADEILDVVDENDRVVGQAPRGEVYAKRLRHRCVFVLARDAEDRVFVHRRTAGKLIFPSLYDMFVGGVLGAGETYDEAALREAEEELGVSGLPRPEPLFPFLYESADSGQSWWSYVYEVRCVLPVRPQAEEVAWHAFLPEEELERRLPPGGWEWAPDGLAAYERLRARRA
- a CDS encoding YidH family protein; protein product: MIDFVRSLRLWFAPQRLGEEGETPDYRFTLANERTFLAWLRTALALVGGGFAVDQFLPDLRWGVRVGLAVALLAAGALCALQAVDHWVRCERAMRRGQALPVSRFPAVLSLVVAVVAVVMVVVVALGGGR
- a CDS encoding NADPH-dependent F420 reductase → MRIGIIGTGAMARALGTHWARAGHEVLIGGRSAARADGLARRLGGRPGTPAEAALFGDATLLAVPHEAVATVLDEAGAGEGALRDRVLIDCTNAVGPGFTLTTGTGPGAARRIAAATGARVVKAFNHCPDHVWSLTPPAFPDGPCADGGPLAEPLVVPLCGDDEAALAVVHTLVRDVGCTPLTVGPLLRADQLEATTAFLISLWKTGQDPRRMLPPLAAVTR
- a CDS encoding DUF202 domain-containing protein; translation: MSAGDQDRARDPGLQPERTGLAWRRTTLACTVVAVLAARQAVHHGGTTTGVVGISLTVVVWLGFVALTHRRLIALTTAEPRPLSRAVAVAAAACTLLLAGLAVAVMA